The genomic interval ttattattattattattattattaatatttatttcttagcagatgcccttatccagggcgacttacaatcgtaagcaaatacatttcaagtgttacaatacaagtaatacaataagagcaagaaatacaataacttttgttcaagcaaaagTACAACTATTGTGCAAGCCCCAGAAGGTTCTGCCTGCTACAGAACAGGAAACTGAGGTTTCGAGAACAAATACACAGTTTACTGAAAGCTGAGGTATAGCTGCACCTTTTTATAATCTTCCTCTGTGTGGTGTAAAAGCCAGCTCTGTCGAGAGTGATTGAAGTAGCAGAGGCACACACCAGCCCCTATCACAAGCCGCAAAAGGGCAAAACCAAACATTGTAATCAGTTGAAAACACTGGTGCAGGGTTCAAACCGTATTGTCTTGAGGGTTACAGACTGTGCGTTATGAAAGAGAACACCTGCTAGAATCAAATGACTTCTTGTTAGTCTATTTCACTATGAAGGGGGTAATCTGTAAGcgttcagtggctacctctaatgGTCTCTCATACAAAGAGcgtaagagaaaataaaactctCATCTTGATTGGAGTTAGCCACGCAACACTGCTTGGATCCTTAAAATGCACCCCTATACGTCAGCACATTTAGCAATCGCGCTGTGAAAATCGAATTTAATACCTTGAAAAAAAATGCAGCTGCTTTTCGATCATTAGAAATAGGTTCAAgttcaacacattttatttataacacaTGGTTTAATCTAACGGAAGGCAGCAGTGACATGTCACATGGCGCGCTATCACTAATCCTGTAACAGAAGTAATTGTTCATTGCGTTAGTCGACAACCCACCACGAACAGCTCCCAGACACAACAAAAAGATTCACTCCGCCATGAAGACAGTCATTATATTAATATCTGCACTGAATTTGCATTGGTCAGGTAAGCACTTTGGTATAGTAACAGTATTAGTTGTATAGATTCGttttattagggcagcagtgtggagtagtggttagggctctggactcttgaccggagggtcgtgggttcaatcccaggtgggggacactgctgctgtaccccttgagcaaggtactttacctagattgctccagtaaaaacccaactgtataaatagggaattgtatgtaaaataatgtgatatctgtataatgtgaaataatatataatgtgatatcttgtaataattgtaagtcgccctggataagggcgtctgttaataaataaataatattagatGCCTTTGGAGACGAGATGGTTCATCACAATGGGTCTTTTCCAGatttaatattttatatgaaTCTATCAAAAGCttagaagtacctccactgtttgttttcaaacaaacaGTGGACCGATATATAAAGTTGTGTGAAAAAACCCcacttattttaaattaaagtaaTAGATCACAAAATAGTCCCATAAAATGTCTCCGCCATGCACGTCAAACCATTTtagaggtctcaaatgtgcagttttgaaagaaacacgtgttttagcaaacatgtattttcaattttatatatatatatatatatatatatatatatatatatatatatatatatatatatatatatatatatatacacttaatACCCATTCCGATTTAACACTTTATTAATATAGGATTATGTTCaacatttaaactttaaactttaaattaaggAAGCTTAAGTAGCTTAAGGTTTAGTGATGTGTGATGCAGCTTTTTTTACTGCATCTCATAATTTCTATCAGAGGGGCTTGTGTACCAGGTTGTATAAGCCAAAGAGACCTAAGAAAAGATGTTCCACACAAGATTCAATGTACTGCCATatcttaataattataataatataataagaaTAATTATAATAACTATTCTGctattgcaaaaaaaatatgaccatattattctaattatatgtatcattattattaatattactgtaGTAGGGTTATAATAAATGTTACTCTGACGTCTACATTAGCAGGGCACCTAATCAGGAATTGAAATGTATTGACAAAATTAAACTGAATAACATATGCGTGCAGAGCTAAgataaatatgttattattattattattattattattattattattattattattattattattattattattattatctggactcttgaccggagggtcgtgggttcaatcccaggtgggggacactgctgctgtacccttgagcaaggtactttacctagattgctccagtaaaaacccaactgtataaatgggtaattgtatgtaaaaataatgtgtaaaaataatgtaattgtatgtaaaaataatgtgatatcttataacaactgtaagtcgccctggataagggcatctgctaagaaataaatattattattattattattattattattattattattattattatataagagaagtaaagtttaaaatatacaaaactaatttaatttaaatccaGGGCGTTGAGGACACTATGTAAGCCTATCACccacatataaaaataataacgacATATAAACTACCTTTAATAATGCAGACCTTTTTAAAACAGGcggtttcttttaaaaaaaaataaagttgccGTTATtttgtagagaaaaaaaaagcaaaacagtgAAAGGTGGAAGCACCTGCAAAGCTGAAGCAACCTGTCCTGTCCAATAAGCGCTGCGGCGAGAGCGAACCCTGCAGAGCGACACCCTGCCGCACCGCGCAATGCTCACAGGGTTAATGGGTAAAGCACACACACGTTAGCTTCGGTCGATTGAAACGAGTATAAAATTCCCTTCAGTGTAAAGCTGAAATCCCATATAAATAAGCTGTTCTTAAATATAATGAAAGCGATATTATgcttaataaataatgaaataatacataaattatatatatttaaatcatataTTTTTCCATCCCAGCTGCAGAAGGtcctataatataatataatataatattttgtttatcaATTGTTAcctttttctttacacacacacacacacacacacacacacacacacacacacacacacacacacacacacacacacacacacacacacacacacacacacacacacactgtataataTCCACATACTTTACTACTTagaattgtattgttttatttacaatataattaATATTGAGCTTGTAAGATGCAATGTGGCTTGGTTTTTAATCAGAGCCGTGGTCTGTGTCAAAGTTAAGTTATTGGTTATGGATCGAATTATTAGATATAAAGatagagtccccactttaaatctccGACATACTTCttaattattattctttggcacgctactcctcttacaccgtttaagctagaaacgccgttcaaactttaaaacgtgtagcccggtctggaatagtgtgcttgtaaacaactttttgatatctcttatactttttaaactattaagctttttgtcatttttttggttcatcttcattcactttaatgggacttttttcaacattctaaagctctccattgtttaaaaacttccAGCATTCTATTGACTGTAAAcgatgtgacttttgacacaaatcagctactttgaccactttcccgacaagtaagacaaaaagttagagtgtatgaaatctccctctacttcccagctattcaaatctgaaatcagaacagaaataacttttaccaatcaagaactacagctgttttagtaacagcATCAACTAAAATTTATCTAACTTTTTTTATAagcaactgaaattttgaccactttccctaaagcaagccccacaactttacttgtaaagttaccatattattattattattattattattattattattattattattattattattattattattaacattacacTTATAtctaatgtttaaaaacacacaattctTACAGACTTGGCATCCTTTAACGTGATTAGGTCGATATAAATCAATACAGTTAGTCGAATGACTTCACAAgcgccaaacaaaaaaaaacaacttatattttattgtaaacatcTCCATATTCCTTTAATCGACCTAATAAGGAATAAGGATAATAATTCTGGGAGAATTTCGTTTATTAAACATTAGACTTAAgtgtaacgtaacattattattattattattattattattattattattattattattttaggtatCGTCGACGGGGAAGAACAGAAACCGCTGTCTCTACGGCAGCCTCATCCCTCGGTCACCTCACCCGAAGGAAGGAACCCTAAAATCAGGTGCCTGGTGGAGAGGGATCACAAGGTCGGGAGGCTGGTACTATCCTGGTACAAGAAGCCCCCCGGTCAGGGCATGCGGTTCGTTTTAAGCCTTCGGTACAAATCCAAAGCCAGCTACGGAGACGGGTTCTCAGAGAGGTTCCTACCTGAAATCGACGAGGACAGCAACAGCTTCAACCTGACCGTGGGGCAGATCGACAAGTCTGACGCGGGGGTGTACTTCTGCGCTGTCTGGTATTCTAACAGATATATCTTTGGGGAAGGGACGGAGATCGTcgttttaggtaaaaaaaaaaaaaaaaagtcattttgcgagttatttaaataacgtttaatttttttgtttaatggaaACTAGTGCAAAGttattaaaactattttaaaaaagccTAAATATAACCGATGTTTAggtatgtaagtatgtatgtatgtatgtatgtatgtatgtatgtatgtattgtatatgtatttgaGGAaggcgtttattattattattattattattattattattattattattattattattattattattattattattatgatgatgatgatgatgatgatgatgtctcaGTATCGTATAAACCAACACGGGATATTTAAATTAAACTCAATATTTAAACCTTAAACTTAATCAATATTTTACTCACTACCtagtttgaaaatatatatttgggtAACATTGTGAGTTAGGACTCGTGTCGTATTTCTTATCTGTCCGTTTTAATTGCAGGCAGTAGCATATTGGTGGCAGGCCCACCACACTGTTGATAAAgacaatggcttttttttttctttttttttttcagacaagcAGCCCCCGCCTCAGAAGCCCTCTCTCTATATTTACCCACCGTCTCAAAAAGACCTGAGGGAGAGGAATTTGGCCACCGTCTTGTGTCTGGCGAGCCGGTTCTCCCCGAAGCCGGTCCGGGTCAGCTGGACGGTAAACGGCGCCGAGCCCGCGCTGCCCGGCTCGCAGGTACCGGAGCCGCTCGATAACGGCGACGGCACGTTCACGGCGTGGGGTCTGCTCGAGCTGAGCGGAGATGCTTGGCACGAGGGCGCGGTGGTCACCTGCCAGGTGGAGCACGAGAGCATAAGCGCCGAGGAGACTCTCACGAGAACGACTGAGACGAAGAACAaacgtgattattattattattattattattattattattattattattattattattattattattattatatctaatgtttaaaaacacacacaattctgCCAGACTTGGCATCCTTTAACGTGATTAGGTCGATATAAATCAATACAGTTTGTCGAATGACTTCACAAGCGcgtcaaacaaaaaataaacaacttatattttattgtaaatatctcCATATTCCTTTAATCGACCTAATAAGGAGTAAGGATAATAATTCTGGGAGAATTTCGTTTATTAAACATTAGACTTAAGTGTAACgtaaccttattattattattattattattattattattattattattattattattattattattattattagttgtagtattAGGTACAATAGTATTTAAATAGGATAAATGGAGATAACCCGATTTCTTTATGTATCTGCAAATATTTCAGTGTCTCCTTTTTgacttcctttttttgttttttttgttttttttcattaaaaggcTGTAAGAAACAAACGGATGGGAACTGGACTGAAACTTTTGACAACTCCACAGATTACAGCAACTCAGGTATTGTAAATAATTACATATacataaatagatagataggcaCTTTGAACACGATATAAAATTGAAAAGAACTGTTCTATTTTTCTGTCAGCCTTTCTTGCTGTTTATTAGCAGCTGGTCAAACCTGTTTCTGTTTCtcttaaactaaaacaaatagagagagaccagaaaataataatttgaaatgaTACAAGCCTAGTTTCTGAAGAAACACAGCTCTggtaaaaagttttgcatcaccctctatatagagtgaactaattctgcttcataaagtcgaatgaaacctgctggataatgttctgttaacatattgaatcacacatcgctttgtagtttcccagatacttaatgaaaaactgacaaattgaaaactataacatttcgaaatctaacataaaatactactgtactactattatggcttccggttgagactttttttgcaatatcattttgtagtttctttgattacacgatgttaaatcaaatatctaaattatgttcatactgttgttttttttgttttgtttttttttaaaacctcacattgtatgcacttttttttttctgggactCATTTGGTATCTCTCTTGCAgcttattcagaatgctgctgcaagttctctaactaaaaccagaaaaggcaaacacattactcctgtcttggcctccttacactggcttcctgtgcagtttcaaattgattttaagattttattttgaatttataaagcccttaatggattagcacccagttatttacagGAGCTGTTGCTCCCATACATTCCTAAGCAGAATCTTAGATCTCAGGATGCAGGACTTTTGTTTattgtaagggcagcagtgtggagtagtggtcaggggtctggactcttgactgcagggtcgtgggtttaatcccaggtggggggacactgctgctgtacccttgagcaaggtactttacctagattgctccagtaaaaacccaactgtataaatgggtaattgtatgtaaaaataatgtgatatcttgtaacaattgtaagtcgccctggctaagggcgtctgctaagaaataagactCCTGGAACACTCTGGCCTTGTGTTTGTCAGAGAAGCTAggagtcttgctgtttttaagtcaagatccTAGACTTACTTATATACACAAGACTTTCTATGATAGTCTTTTTATTATGGATAtccattattactgttttttttttttttaaatatacatgattggcatttttttttaaatagttttttattatagtcttttttaaatgcttttttaatgtttttttgtgctgtgtgtattatttatttatttatttatttcttagcagacgcccttacccagggcgacttacagctgcatacaaaaaaaaatacatatcaagaattacagtacaattcaaagcaagatataaaatacaatgacttcagtcctaataagagcaaatacaaaacacagtacgatctGATCTGGGGGCagctcaagagcagataacagtgttgatagttacatcagagttagatacgagtgcaagtgaaatacaagatactacagattgggttaagtgcaggattaaacacagtacaatagggagcagataagtgcaagttaaagttattattatttatttcttagcagacgcccttatccagggtgacttacaattgttacaagatttcacattatacagagattacattatttttacatacaattacccatttatacagttgggtttttactggagcaatctaggtaaagtaccttgctcaagggtacaacagcagtgtcccccactggggattgaacccacaaccctccggtcaagagtccagagccctaaccactactccacactgctgcccaagtgcATTAAAGGCACTATATTGTCCGGAAGGGAAGAGTTGATTTCTGAAGAGGTGCGTCTTGAGGAGGCgttttctgtaaagcaccttggggtcTGTGACATAAGGTGCTATATAAGTGAAACGAAACAAATAAATGGGCTCTCCTCAGGTTTCACAACCCTGCTTTAGTATGTGAACCCTCTTGTTTTTCCCAGATGTGGAGCGCCTGGGGGATATTTTGGAGACGGCCTCCTGTTGCTACACGATTGCATCAGTTCTCAGTGCTGTCTATGGGATCGTGGTCTCTGCTTACGTCTTCAAGGAGAGCCAAGAGGCACAAGGGAGGAGATctgaacccaaacccaaacccaaacccaatgCCAAACCAAGGGGCCCCACAGGGAACTTCACAACCCACAGGGGGAAAGCTCCAGCCGTGCCAAGAATTTAAAATATACTGTCTtgcttaaaaatgctttttttgtgggggggggggggggggtgtggggggtgtgggggggggggggggaggtgtggGGAAATCCCATTGCCTGCCCAGCTTTGATATTTCCCAATTTGCatacagctctggtcaaaagtttagcatcaccctgtagaattaactaattttgcttcataaagtcgcgtgaaacctgctgaataatgtgacgttaacatattgactcACATACCAAAActgaaaactgtgacattttgaaatctagcatgaaatactactgtactgctattacggCTTCTGGTGGACTTCTGCAAGATcattttagtagtttctttgattacatgatggtaaataaaagatctaaatgatgttcatatagccgatgcaaaactttttagccatagctgtactgtactAGATTTTACATTAGAAGGACCTTTGCTGTTTTCAGtatttcagagtttttttttaaatttcatttcaaGTTCCAGAAAATAGAGGCAGTACATTGAATCTTGTGTGGAACATCTTTTCTTAGGTCTCTTTGGCTTATATAAGTTGGAACACAAGCC from Acipenser ruthenus chromosome 50, fAciRut3.2 maternal haplotype, whole genome shotgun sequence carries:
- the LOC117971384 gene encoding M1-specific T cell receptor beta chain-like yields the protein MKTVIILISALNLHWSGIVDGEEQKPLSLRQPHPSVTSPEGRNPKIRCLVERDHKVGRLVLSWYKKPPGQGMRFVLSLRYKSKASYGDGFSERFLPEIDEDSNSFNLTVGQIDKSDAGVYFCAVWYSNRYIFGEGTEIVVLDKQPPPQKPSLYIYPPSQKDLRERNLATVLCLASRFSPKPVRVSWTVNGAEPALPGSQVPEPLDNGDGTFTAWGLLELSGDAWHEGAVVTCQVEHESISAEETLTRTTETKNKRCKKQTDGNWTETFDNSTDYSNSDVERLGDILETASCCYTIASVLSAVYGIVVSAYVFKESQEAQGRRSEPKPKPKPNAKPRGPTGNFTTHRGKAPAVPRI